The Candidatus Limnocylindrales bacterium genome has a segment encoding these proteins:
- a CDS encoding phosphoadenylyl-sulfate reductase has protein sequence METTNLLQSEPRRKLDDLEVGELAVQFDDQEPTEVIRWAFQEFHPRLALITSFQIDGMVLLDMAWRINPEVRVITLDTGRLPEETYELMEEVRGQYGINIEVYYPNTHEVEKLVKKHGVNLFYRSVKLRLMCCEVRKVRPLLRALTGLDAWITGLRRDQWASRTNIRKIELDHDHGGVVKVNPLADWTEEEVWDYIRTHRVPYNRLYDKGYTSIGCYPCTRPVKPGENPRAGRWWWEINAPKECGMHCSLLTGGFEHELEALLKEEEG, from the coding sequence TTGGAAACGACCAACTTATTACAATCAGAACCTCGACGAAAGTTAGACGACTTAGAAGTCGGAGAACTGGCCGTTCAGTTCGACGACCAGGAACCAACAGAAGTCATCCGATGGGCTTTCCAAGAGTTTCATCCGAGATTGGCGTTGATTACCAGTTTTCAAATAGATGGGATGGTTCTTCTGGATATGGCCTGGCGAATCAATCCCGAGGTACGGGTCATCACCCTGGATACCGGTCGACTTCCAGAGGAGACTTACGAACTCATGGAGGAAGTAAGGGGGCAATATGGAATCAACATAGAGGTCTACTATCCCAATACCCACGAGGTGGAGAAGTTGGTCAAAAAACATGGAGTCAACCTCTTTTACCGAAGTGTTAAACTCCGATTGATGTGCTGCGAAGTTCGAAAGGTGCGCCCCTTACTTCGGGCTTTAACTGGGTTGGACGCCTGGATAACCGGATTGAGAAGAGATCAATGGGCCTCCCGAACCAATATTCGGAAAATCGAGCTGGATCACGATCACGGGGGTGTGGTGAAGGTTAATCCTCTGGCCGATTGGACGGAGGAAGAGGTTTGGGATTATATCAGAACTCATCGGGTTCCCTACAACAGACTTTACGATAAAGGTTATACCAGTATCGGTTGCTATCCCTGCACGCGTCCTGTTAAACCCGGCGAGAATCCCCGGGCAGGCCGCTGGTGGTGGGAAATTAATGCACCTAAGGAGTGTGGTATGCATTGCAGCCTTCTCACAGGCGGATTTGAGCACGAACTGGAAGCTTTATTGAAAGAAGAGGAAGGATGA